The DNA window TCGGATGGACGCCCTGAAGAAGGAGCTCACCCGCTCGGTCCGCGCGCTGAAGCAGGGCATGAACTTCAATGTCATCTTCTTTTCGCAGACGGCATGGACGATCGAGACCGACGGCCCGAACCAGGCAAACAACGGCTGGAACGGTCTCAACGAGACGCCGCCGGTCCCGTGGTATCCCGCGAGCGATCACATCAAGAAGGTATTCGAGGAGAAGATCGGAGAGATGAAGCCCGGTTTGGGCACGGTGTGGTATTCACCGCTCAAAATGGCGCTCTCGATGAGCCCGCCGCCGGAAATCATCTATCTGCTCTCGGATGGTGAGCCGTCGGACCTGAACGACGTGCTCAACCGGATCGACGGGATGAACCCGACCGGCGTTCCGATCGATACGTTTGCCATGGAAGAACCGGGCGAGGAGGCTCGCGCGATGAGCGAAATGGCCAAGGAGACCGGTGGCCGGTTCACCATGATCTACAAGGGACGCGCCTATTCCGGAATGGGCGCCGAGAAATACACGACCGGGGAGTTCGACGAGTGAAGCGTTAGACCGGGTGGATCTCGGCGAGCGCCTCGTTTTCCGGTTGGATCAACTCCCGGGCAACATCGCGGACTTCGGTCGCGGCCACCGCCGCTAGCTCGGCGAGCGCCGCTTCCGGTGTGATCACCTCGTCGTGGTGGAGCACGCAATCGCCGATCCATGAAGCATGGGCCGCGGTGCTCTCCATGGTGGCCCGGGTTTGGCTCTCGTGGAGGCGTTTGGCGCGGGCGAGTTCGGTCTCGTCGGGGCCGTTCCTCGCGAGATCGTCGAGTTCCTCGCGAATGCACGCGAGCGCCTCGTCCCGGCTGTCCGGGTCGAGTCCGGCATGGATCTCGAGCGCACCGGTGTCGGCGAGGAACGTGACGTCGCAGCCGATCTGATAGCAGAGTCCGCGTTCCTCCCGCAGTTTCTGGAAAAGTCGCGAACTCGCGCCGTCTCCGAGGATGGTGGCGAGCAAGCGTGCCGGGTGCCGCCGCGGGTCCGTTCGCCCGAAAGTGCGGTAGGCGAGCGCAAGTTGCACCTGGGCGGTTTCCCGGGCCTCTAGGAGTTCCGAAGTCCCGCCCGCCGGTCCGATGTATGGTTGGCAGGGTGGCGCCGGAAGAGCCTGGGGTAGGTGAGGTTCCAGATGTTCGAGCACCTGCTCCATGGTGAAGGGTCCGGCCACCGAGATGACCACATCTTCCCGGCGATGATGCGAGCTCGTGAAATCGAGCAGGGCCTGACGATCGACCCGGGCGACGCTCTCAAGCGTTCCCGCGATCGGTTCTCCGAGAGGGTGGGGGGTCCATAAGGCTCCCGAGATGAGATCACCGATGTGGTCGGTCGGAGACTCGTAGTACATCACGATTTCCTCGGCGATCACGTCGCGCTCCAGTCCGATCTCCGATTCGGGGAAATTCGAGCGCCAGACCATGTCCGAGACGATGTCGGCCAGCAACGGAAGGCAGTCGGCGTCGCCCCTTCCTTCGTAGACGGTCTGGTCCTCGCTGGTGAAGGCATTCAGGCTGGCGCCGGCGTCCTCGGTTTCGATGCTGATGCACCGCGCGGTCCGGGAGTCGGTGCCCTTGAAGCTCATGTGCTCGACGAAGTGGGCGAGGCCGGCGAGTCCGGCCGGATCGTCGCGGCCGCCGGCGGGGACATGCACGGAAAGGGCGGAGCACTCGCTCTCCGGCAACCGCGCGAGGGCGATCCTGAATCCCGCTCTACTACGGCAAGTCTGGTAGTCGGCACGCATTCAGGCAAGCAGGGCGTGGGCAGCTTCCAGATCCGCCGGGACGGTGATCTTCGGGTTCGGGCGGGTCGATTGGATCATCCGGGTGGCGATTCCCATCGGCTCCATGGCGGAGACCTCGTCGGTCACAACAAGGCCCTGCTCCCGAACTTGGCGGTAGGCTTCGAGCAACAGATCCGTGCGGAAGACCTGCGGGGTTTCGGTGAACCAGAGATTCGAGCGATCGAGTCCGCCCAGGACGAGTCCGTCCGCGTCGGTGCGCTTGAGTGTTTCGGTGACGGTGCGGCCGAGCGATGCGGCTCCGTGCTCCCGCGCGGCGGCGATGCACGCCGAAATGTCCCCGGGGTCGACGAGGGGGCGGGCTCCGTCGTGCACCGCGACGAGTTCTTCTGAAGCCTTAACCGCCGAGAGTCCGGCGTAGACGGAATCCTGCCGCTCGGCACCCCCATCCACGCGCAGGACCGGCTTCGGGTGATCGCCCCGGAGCAAATCATCGAACCGCTCCTCGCCGCAGACTACGATGACCCGGGTGATTTCCGGCACGGCCAGTAGCGCTTCCAGCGAACGCCGGAGCACCGGTTTTCCCGCAAGCGGCGCGGCGAGCTTGTCGAAGCCCATCCGACGGCTGCTGCCGGAGGCAACGATGACGCCCGCACAGCCCATCAGGAGAGGCGCTTGGCAACTTCCTGGGAGAGCGTCCTGCCGTCGGCACGCCCTTCGGCCCGTTCCTGAAGAAGCTTCATCACCTTGCCCATGTCGGCCTTGCCGGTGGCGCCGGTCTCGGCGATCGCCTCCTCAACCAGTGCCGTGATTTCCTCGGCCGACAGCGGTGACGGGAGGTAGGCGTTCAGCAGTTCGATCTCCGCCAGTTCCTTGGCGGCCAGTTCCTCGCGTCCCGCGTCCTGGAACTGCTGGGCGGAATCCTGCCGTTGCTTGACCTGCTTGCGG is part of the Haloferula helveola genome and encodes:
- a CDS encoding pitrilysin family protein, yielding MRADYQTCRSRAGFRIALARLPESECSALSVHVPAGGRDDPAGLAGLAHFVEHMSFKGTDSRTARCISIETEDAGASLNAFTSEDQTVYEGRGDADCLPLLADIVSDMVWRSNFPESEIGLERDVIAEEIVMYYESPTDHIGDLISGALWTPHPLGEPIAGTLESVARVDRQALLDFTSSHHRREDVVISVAGPFTMEQVLEHLEPHLPQALPAPPCQPYIGPAGGTSELLEARETAQVQLALAYRTFGRTDPRRHPARLLATILGDGASSRLFQKLREERGLCYQIGCDVTFLADTGALEIHAGLDPDSRDEALACIREELDDLARNGPDETELARAKRLHESQTRATMESTAAHASWIGDCVLHHDEVITPEAALAELAAVAATEVRDVARELIQPENEALAEIHPV
- the ispD gene encoding 2-C-methyl-D-erythritol 4-phosphate cytidylyltransferase produces the protein MGCAGVIVASGSSRRMGFDKLAAPLAGKPVLRRSLEALLAVPEITRVIVVCGEERFDDLLRGDHPKPVLRVDGGAERQDSVYAGLSAVKASEELVAVHDGARPLVDPGDISACIAAAREHGAASLGRTVTETLKRTDADGLVLGGLDRSNLWFTETPQVFRTDLLLEAYRQVREQGLVVTDEVSAMEPMGIATRMIQSTRPNPKITVPADLEAAHALLA
- a CDS encoding GatB/YqeY domain-containing protein, with the translated sequence MSTFAQKVQEDLKTAMKAKDTDRLQVIRALKTALTNAAIEKGGLGTELDDSEAMAIVRKQVKQRQDSAQQFQDAGREELAAKELAEIELLNAYLPSPLSAEEITALVEEAIAETGATGKADMGKVMKLLQERAEGRADGRTLSQEVAKRLS